The following proteins come from a genomic window of Acinetobacter baumannii:
- a CDS encoding PadR family transcriptional regulator — translation MRQQSEHHHAEYNDHHHGHHRSGRRGRLFEAGRMKLLVLHLIQQSPKHGYEIIKEISDLVGDGYTPSAGTIYPTLTSLEEMNLINLLDVERKQYQITEFGEAYLNEHQDKLSGLLEKLRLRREIHSNDQLIEIHRAMENLKTALRLKLNTTELKQEQIYQIAEKIDQAAVAIGRL, via the coding sequence ATGAGACAACAATCAGAACATCATCATGCTGAATATAATGACCATCATCACGGCCATCACCGTTCGGGGCGTCGTGGGAGACTTTTTGAAGCTGGACGTATGAAACTTTTAGTCCTTCATCTTATTCAGCAAAGCCCTAAGCATGGTTATGAAATTATTAAAGAAATAAGTGATTTGGTAGGCGATGGCTATACGCCAAGTGCAGGAACAATCTATCCGACTTTAACTAGCCTGGAAGAAATGAACCTCATTAACTTGCTAGATGTAGAGCGTAAACAATATCAAATTACGGAATTTGGGGAAGCTTATTTAAATGAACACCAAGACAAGCTAAGTGGGTTGTTAGAGAAATTGCGTTTGAGACGTGAAATTCACAGTAATGATCAATTAATCGAAATTCACCGTGCCATGGAAAACTTAAAGACGGCTTTACGTTTGAAATTGAATACCACTGAGTTGAAGCAAGAGCAGATCTATCAAATTGCTGAAAAAATTGATCAGGCTGCTGTTGCGATTGGGCGCCTATAA
- a CDS encoding DUF3861 domain-containing protein, whose translation MKQHQYHVTVQHLKDAKGEVSTYTERLEFYTGNHDDIFEIVEKLKNAEFFDDQTTKSFAVGLKLFSEVMLENRDHPLFQEFLPQFGQFMKNLKQQVKTQSP comes from the coding sequence ATGAAACAGCATCAATATCACGTTACGGTACAACATTTAAAAGATGCCAAAGGGGAAGTTTCTACCTATACGGAAAGGCTCGAGTTCTATACTGGTAATCATGACGATATTTTTGAGATTGTTGAAAAGTTAAAGAACGCAGAATTTTTTGATGATCAAACCACAAAGTCTTTTGCGGTCGGTCTAAAGTTATTTAGTGAAGTCATGTTAGAAAATCGAGACCATCCATTGTTTCAAGAATTCTTGCCACAGTTTGGGCAATTTATGAAGAATTTAAAACAACAAGTTAAGACTCAATCACCTTAA
- a CDS encoding pirin family protein, giving the protein MSNNNDYDISDSKDCEKFANQFIQEFPIRSAEIGQGTVIKRALPSRQKRMIGAWCFLDHAGPVTFPAGNGLDVGPHPHIGLQTFTWMIEGTMMHTDSLGSKQLIRPKQVNLMTAGHGISHTEVAPDTETQMHAAQLWIALPDHKRNIDPKFEHYPDLPVVEKDGLEFTVLVGEYLETTSPVVVHTPLVGVDLIATQDTKTRIPLNPEFEYGFMALDGVAHVNGHELTADNMVVLDTGLNEIEIEVKKGNRVLLIGGEPFETPILLWWNFVARTMDDLKEAREQWVNHDVRFGEIPDYVGARLEAPVLPDQMRASK; this is encoded by the coding sequence ATGAGCAATAATAACGATTACGATATTTCGGATTCAAAGGATTGCGAAAAATTTGCCAATCAATTTATTCAGGAATTTCCAATTCGCTCTGCCGAAATTGGACAGGGGACGGTGATTAAGCGGGCTTTACCTAGTCGACAAAAAAGAATGATTGGGGCGTGGTGCTTTTTAGATCATGCAGGACCAGTAACATTTCCTGCTGGCAATGGTTTAGATGTAGGACCTCATCCACATATTGGTTTGCAAACCTTCACTTGGATGATTGAAGGGACCATGATGCATACCGATAGTTTAGGGTCAAAGCAATTAATTCGCCCTAAACAGGTAAACTTGATGACAGCAGGACATGGTATTTCTCATACCGAGGTTGCACCTGATACTGAAACTCAAATGCATGCGGCACAGCTCTGGATTGCATTGCCGGACCATAAGCGCAACATAGATCCGAAATTTGAACATTATCCCGATCTTCCTGTTGTTGAAAAAGACGGCCTGGAATTTACTGTACTGGTGGGTGAATATTTAGAGACGACTTCTCCAGTTGTGGTTCATACACCGTTAGTAGGGGTTGATCTCATTGCTACCCAAGATACTAAAACACGTATTCCACTAAATCCTGAATTTGAATATGGTTTTATGGCATTAGATGGCGTAGCTCATGTGAATGGCCATGAACTTACTGCTGACAATATGGTTGTATTAGATACAGGTTTGAACGAAATTGAGATTGAAGTAAAGAAAGGGAACCGTGTGCTATTAATCGGTGGTGAACCTTTTGAAACTCCGATCTTATTATGGTGGAATTTCGTTGCACGTACGATGGACGATTTAAAAGAAGCACGTGAGCAATGGGTTAATCATGACGTGCGTTTTGGTGAAATTCCAGATTATGTGGGTGCCCGCTTAGAAGCACCAGTTCTTCCAGATCAAATGAGAGCATCAAAATGA
- a CDS encoding OsmC family protein: protein MTAVIASSKAKPLAEQWKGEITSGRHQYFCDEPEKLEGHDQGPAPYDLLTGSLAACTLITLRMYAKHKGYDFGEYSVEIDFHTNREHEEHIERRIVFKELPNEELQQKILTICSKTPVTKTLLRSLDIHTVLVTA from the coding sequence ATGACAGCAGTAATTGCGAGCAGTAAAGCAAAGCCTCTTGCAGAACAATGGAAAGGTGAAATTACCAGCGGCCGTCATCAATACTTTTGTGATGAGCCTGAAAAGCTAGAAGGGCATGATCAAGGGCCTGCACCTTATGATTTGCTTACCGGAAGTCTGGCAGCATGTACACTTATTACTTTAAGAATGTATGCAAAACATAAGGGTTATGATTTTGGTGAGTACTCGGTTGAAATTGATTTTCATACCAATCGAGAGCATGAAGAACATATCGAGCGTCGTATTGTTTTTAAAGAACTTCCAAACGAAGAACTTCAGCAAAAAATCTTAACCATATGCAGTAAAACCCCAGTCACTAAAACTTTGTTACGTAGTTTAGACATTCATACTGTGCTTGTTACAGCATAA
- a CDS encoding glutathione S-transferase, with product MISVHHLECSRSFRILWALEELGLDYDIHFYQRLPNYSAPETLKCIHPLGKAPILTDDEQVIAESAVILEYLQQRYDQKQQFKPKQAQDLQQYIYWMHYAEGSLMPLLVMTLVMNNVNKHVPWLIQPVAKKITEGVKANFVRPRMKDHISFLENYLAEHEYFAGDFSFADIQMSFPLEALQSRLQGKYPHIQAFLHRIQQRPAFQKARQKGLGSNERNCADI from the coding sequence ATGATTAGTGTACACCACCTGGAATGTTCGCGATCGTTTCGGATTTTATGGGCTTTAGAAGAGTTAGGCTTGGATTATGATATTCATTTTTATCAACGTCTTCCGAACTATTCAGCACCAGAAACATTGAAATGTATTCATCCGCTTGGCAAGGCACCTATTTTGACAGATGATGAGCAAGTTATCGCAGAATCGGCTGTTATTTTAGAGTATTTGCAGCAGCGATATGATCAAAAACAGCAGTTTAAACCTAAGCAAGCTCAGGATTTACAGCAGTATATTTACTGGATGCACTATGCCGAAGGCTCACTTATGCCGTTATTAGTGATGACTTTGGTCATGAACAACGTCAATAAACATGTACCTTGGCTAATTCAGCCTGTAGCAAAGAAAATTACAGAAGGGGTTAAAGCAAATTTTGTTCGTCCACGTATGAAAGATCATATTAGTTTTTTAGAAAATTATTTGGCTGAGCATGAATATTTTGCAGGGGATTTTTCATTTGCAGATATTCAAATGAGTTTTCCACTAGAGGCTTTACAGTCACGTCTTCAAGGTAAATATCCGCATATTCAAGCATTCTTACATCGGATTCAGCAAAGACCAGCTTTTCAAAAAGCGAGACAGAAAGGTTTAGGGTCAAACGAAAGAAATTGTGCTGATATATAA
- a CDS encoding SPOR domain-containing protein, translating into MFGKTQRGVSERPNKPKKPLIPKWLGTLVAILAVLCIAVMLMLWKPWQPVSSKNQITSEHYKEEETNKDYRFYDLLPQQQVTPIPEQAIPESKNQGTAMIVEAPSTAQPAASEPASVSTDDTTDSTAAIPQQPNYILQVRSYTDPDQADARRAEIILNGLSADVIKSSENGKTWYRVISGPYDTQEAALAAQQTLQHSGIDSIVIKRR; encoded by the coding sequence GTGTTTGGCAAAACGCAACGCGGTGTATCTGAAAGACCTAACAAGCCTAAAAAGCCTTTAATTCCTAAATGGTTAGGGACACTTGTCGCTATTTTAGCGGTCTTATGTATCGCAGTAATGCTCATGCTTTGGAAACCGTGGCAACCTGTTTCCTCAAAAAACCAGATTACTTCTGAGCACTATAAAGAAGAAGAAACCAATAAAGATTACCGCTTTTATGATCTATTGCCTCAACAGCAGGTCACTCCTATTCCGGAACAGGCAATTCCAGAAAGTAAAAATCAGGGTACTGCCATGATTGTAGAAGCACCTAGTACAGCTCAACCTGCCGCTTCTGAACCTGCAAGTGTAAGCACTGACGACACTACTGACTCAACAGCTGCTATACCTCAACAACCAAATTATATTTTACAAGTTCGAAGCTATACTGACCCCGATCAAGCAGATGCTCGACGTGCAGAAATCATTTTAAATGGCTTATCGGCTGATGTAATTAAAAGCTCTGAGAATGGAAAAACTTGGTATCGTGTTATTTCTGGTCCATATGACACTCAAGAAGCTGCTCTCGCTGCTCAACAAACATTGCAGCATAGCGGTATTGACTCTATTGTGATTAAACGCAGATAA
- the argS gene encoding arginine--tRNA ligase, giving the protein MNTAIQAALDHAVQTLQQEGVLPSDWNNSSNLTRTKDRSHGDFASNIAMIGSKAAGMKPRDLAEKILAALPEVADISKAEIAGPGFINFFLNADQRFAILDQIQAQKESFGRSQSNAAKKIQVEFVSANPTSSLHVGHGRGAAYGMTVANLLEATGAKVDREYYVNDAGRQMDILATSTYLRYLELLGQNLVFPKNAYQGDYVKEIAQGIIDKDGDAYVREVANVYKDVPEDVQYAEELDSEGNKVVLSGDKEKHIDGLIANSQQLLGEGYRVFHQAALHAILDDIKDDLADFGVTFNQWFSEASLSAKIDEALETLDQRGFLYEKDGNIWFKSTEFGDEKDRVVKRRNGQTTYFASDIAYHLNKLQRGYTDLVDIWGSDHHGYISRVKAAIDAMGYDSKKLTVLLVQFVSLWRGGEMVQMSSRSGQFVTLRDLRKEVGNDAARFYYVMRKSEQHIDFDLDLAVSQSKDNAVYYIQYAHARICRMLEKAASTGLQFEVSAARSHAARLSLDAETEILAKLAAYPDVVLRAANAYEPHQVGNYLKELAALFHGWYNEHKVLSDDAELTQARLLLSINVQQVLRNGLELLGVSAPEAM; this is encoded by the coding sequence ATGAATACGGCAATACAAGCAGCTCTCGACCATGCAGTGCAAACCCTTCAGCAAGAAGGTGTGCTTCCTTCGGATTGGAATAATTCAAGCAATTTAACACGCACCAAAGACCGAAGCCATGGCGATTTTGCTTCTAATATTGCCATGATCGGCTCTAAAGCTGCTGGTATGAAACCACGCGATTTAGCTGAGAAAATTCTAGCAGCGCTACCAGAAGTTGCAGACATCAGCAAAGCTGAAATTGCAGGCCCTGGTTTTATCAATTTCTTTTTAAATGCAGATCAACGTTTTGCAATTCTTGACCAGATTCAGGCTCAAAAAGAAAGCTTTGGTCGTAGCCAATCAAATGCAGCTAAAAAGATTCAAGTTGAATTCGTTTCTGCAAACCCGACGTCTAGCCTACACGTAGGTCATGGCCGCGGGGCTGCTTATGGTATGACTGTTGCAAACTTGCTTGAAGCGACAGGTGCTAAAGTTGATCGCGAATATTATGTAAATGATGCTGGCCGTCAAATGGATATTTTGGCGACTTCTACTTATTTACGTTATTTGGAATTACTTGGACAAAACCTTGTATTCCCTAAAAATGCATATCAAGGCGATTACGTTAAAGAAATCGCACAAGGCATCATTGATAAAGATGGCGATGCTTACGTTCGTGAAGTTGCGAATGTTTATAAAGATGTACCAGAAGACGTGCAATATGCTGAAGAGCTAGATAGCGAAGGCAACAAAGTCGTATTATCTGGCGACAAAGAAAAGCATATTGATGGCCTAATTGCCAATTCACAACAATTATTAGGTGAAGGCTACCGCGTATTCCATCAAGCAGCACTTCATGCCATTTTAGATGATATTAAAGATGATCTTGCTGACTTCGGCGTAACCTTTAACCAATGGTTTAGTGAAGCATCTCTTAGCGCAAAAATTGACGAAGCGTTAGAAACACTTGATCAACGCGGCTTCTTATATGAAAAAGATGGCAACATCTGGTTTAAATCGACTGAATTTGGTGATGAAAAAGACCGTGTTGTGAAGCGCCGTAATGGTCAAACGACTTACTTTGCATCTGACATTGCATATCACTTAAATAAACTACAACGTGGTTATACTGACCTTGTTGATATTTGGGGTTCTGACCACCACGGTTATATCTCTCGCGTAAAAGCTGCGATTGATGCAATGGGTTATGACTCGAAAAAATTAACTGTTCTTTTAGTTCAGTTCGTAAGCTTATGGCGCGGTGGTGAGATGGTTCAAATGTCATCTCGTTCAGGTCAGTTCGTGACTTTACGTGACTTGCGTAAAGAAGTCGGCAATGATGCAGCTCGTTTCTACTACGTGATGCGTAAAAGTGAACAACACATTGACTTTGACCTTGACCTTGCTGTTTCACAAAGTAAAGACAATGCGGTGTATTATATTCAATACGCTCATGCACGTATTTGCCGTATGCTAGAAAAAGCAGCAAGCACTGGCTTACAATTTGAAGTAAGTGCTGCTCGTTCACATGCTGCACGTTTATCACTTGATGCAGAAACTGAAATTCTTGCTAAACTGGCTGCATATCCAGACGTTGTGTTACGTGCTGCTAATGCATATGAACCACACCAAGTAGGTAACTACTTAAAAGAATTAGCTGCGCTATTCCACGGTTGGTACAATGAACACAAAGTTTTAAGTGATGATGCTGAACTTACACAAGCACGCTTATTACTTTCAATCAATGTACAGCAAGTATTGCGCAATGGCTTAGAATTACTCGGTGTTTCTGCACCTGAAGCCATGTAA
- a CDS encoding NAD-dependent malic enzyme, producing the protein MISGHPSKHPLYIPYAGYTLLELPLLNKGSAFTQEERSNFNLHGLLPHIIETIEEQSQRSYQQYCAFNDDINKHIYLRNIQDTNETLFYHLIENHLEEMMPIIYTPTVGEACQRFSDIYRRHRGVFISYPDRDVIDDILQNVNKNNVKVIVITDGERILGLGDQGIGGMGIPIGKLSLYTACGGISPAYTLPITIDVGTNNPQLLNDPIYMGWRQPRISGDEYYEFVDMVIEAVKRRWPKALIQFEDFAQKNAMPLLEKYRDKICCFNDDIQGTAAVSVGSLIAASRAAGKQLKDQKIAFLGAGSAGCGIAEQIVAQMVSEGLTDAEARARVYMVDRFGLITENQPNLLDFQRKLAQKAEVVDQWGNIEEVISLLDVVKNAKPTVLIGVSGQPGLFTEEIIKTMAANCERPIVMPLSNPTSRVEAVPADIVEWTEGKALIATGSPFAPVNHHGKLYNISQCNNSYIFPGIGLGVVASGAKRVTENMLMASSSALADCSPLLKDPQADLLPPLGEIQQVSKVIAFEVAKAAMADGVAVTISDDLLKQKIDQSFWKPEYRKYKRIPF; encoded by the coding sequence ATGATATCAGGTCACCCAAGTAAACATCCCCTTTATATCCCTTATGCAGGCTATACACTTTTAGAGTTACCCCTTTTAAATAAAGGGTCCGCTTTCACTCAAGAAGAAAGAAGTAACTTTAACTTACACGGGTTACTTCCACATATTATTGAAACTATTGAAGAGCAAAGCCAACGCTCTTATCAGCAATATTGCGCTTTCAATGATGATATTAATAAGCACATCTATTTACGTAATATCCAAGATACCAACGAAACTCTGTTCTACCATTTAATTGAAAATCATCTTGAAGAGATGATGCCAATTATTTACACGCCGACCGTAGGTGAGGCATGTCAACGTTTCTCTGATATCTATCGCCGTCATCGTGGTGTTTTTATTTCATATCCAGATCGCGATGTGATTGATGATATTTTGCAGAACGTTAATAAAAATAACGTTAAAGTCATCGTGATTACGGATGGTGAACGTATTTTAGGTCTTGGTGATCAAGGCATTGGCGGCATGGGTATTCCAATTGGGAAACTTTCGCTTTATACCGCATGTGGTGGTATTAGCCCTGCGTACACATTGCCAATCACAATTGATGTAGGGACGAATAACCCTCAATTATTAAATGACCCGATCTACATGGGATGGCGTCAACCACGTATTAGTGGTGATGAGTATTATGAATTTGTAGATATGGTGATTGAAGCTGTAAAACGTCGTTGGCCAAAAGCACTCATCCAGTTTGAAGATTTCGCACAAAAAAATGCGATGCCGCTATTAGAAAAATATCGCGATAAAATTTGTTGTTTCAATGATGATATTCAAGGAACAGCGGCAGTTTCTGTTGGTAGTCTAATTGCTGCAAGCCGTGCAGCAGGCAAACAATTAAAAGATCAGAAAATTGCTTTCTTAGGTGCGGGTTCAGCGGGTTGTGGTATTGCAGAGCAAATCGTTGCACAAATGGTTTCAGAAGGTCTAACCGATGCTGAAGCACGTGCTCGTGTTTACATGGTAGATCGTTTTGGTTTAATCACTGAAAACCAGCCGAACCTATTAGACTTCCAGCGTAAGTTAGCTCAAAAAGCTGAAGTAGTAGATCAGTGGGGCAACATTGAAGAAGTAATTTCGTTACTTGATGTGGTTAAAAATGCCAAGCCTACAGTGTTAATCGGTGTTTCTGGTCAGCCAGGCCTATTCACCGAAGAAATTATTAAGACCATGGCTGCCAATTGTGAACGACCAATTGTGATGCCGTTATCTAACCCGACTTCACGTGTGGAAGCTGTACCAGCTGATATTGTGGAGTGGACTGAAGGAAAGGCACTAATTGCAACGGGTAGTCCATTTGCGCCTGTAAATCATCACGGCAAGCTTTACAATATTTCGCAGTGCAATAACTCATACATCTTCCCTGGTATTGGTTTAGGTGTAGTAGCATCAGGTGCTAAACGTGTTACAGAAAACATGCTTATGGCTTCAAGTAGTGCATTAGCAGACTGTTCACCGTTGCTGAAAGATCCACAAGCTGACTTATTGCCACCTTTAGGCGAAATTCAACAAGTGTCTAAAGTGATTGCATTTGAAGTGGCAAAAGCTGCAATGGCAGACGGCGTGGCTGTAACCATTAGTGATGATTTGCTTAAGCAGAAGATTGATCAATCATTCTGGAAGCCAGAATACCGGAAATATAAGCGTATTCCTTTCTAA
- a CDS encoding Dyp-type peroxidase, translated as MTAQSVILPLPSDHARFIVLRLKDLTIAELKEQLEALFETRDRLITQHSDAQIKTAVAFGPELWKQLYSQSPAGFKQLEPENGAFNMPVVPADVLIHIASMRSDICFALSQAFFEGIKDKVEVLDERVCFRYFDGRDITGFIDGTENPQFPDDRAETALLPESAGVFTDGSFIFAQRYAHDLEKWKKLKVDAQENVMGRTKLESIELDDDVKPENAHVARTVVEDDEGEEMEILRHSLPYGDGRGDQGLFFIAYTKDLNIIDAMLKRMFGTSGDGIHDRLLHFVTPLDGAYYFAPSEELLEEILEA; from the coding sequence ATGACTGCTCAATCTGTCATTTTGCCATTACCATCTGATCATGCCCGTTTTATTGTTCTTCGTTTAAAAGATCTAACAATTGCTGAATTAAAAGAACAACTCGAAGCTTTATTCGAAACACGTGACCGTCTCATTACTCAGCATTCAGACGCGCAAATTAAAACAGCAGTCGCTTTTGGTCCAGAACTTTGGAAACAGCTTTACAGTCAATCTCCTGCTGGCTTTAAACAACTTGAACCAGAAAATGGTGCATTCAACATGCCCGTCGTACCAGCTGATGTGCTTATCCACATTGCCAGTATGCGTTCTGATATTTGTTTTGCTTTAAGCCAAGCATTTTTTGAAGGTATTAAAGATAAAGTTGAAGTTTTGGATGAACGTGTTTGCTTCCGTTATTTCGATGGTCGCGATATTACTGGCTTTATAGATGGTACTGAAAATCCTCAATTTCCAGACGACCGCGCAGAAACCGCCCTCCTCCCAGAAAGTGCTGGAGTATTTACAGATGGTAGTTTCATCTTTGCGCAGCGCTATGCACACGACTTGGAAAAATGGAAAAAACTTAAAGTCGACGCACAAGAAAATGTCATGGGCCGTACCAAGCTTGAATCTATTGAATTAGATGATGATGTTAAACCGGAAAATGCCCATGTCGCTCGTACTGTCGTTGAAGATGATGAAGGCGAAGAAATGGAAATTTTACGTCACAGCTTACCTTACGGTGACGGTCGAGGTGATCAAGGCTTATTCTTCATTGCCTACACCAAAGACCTGAACATTATTGATGCCATGTTAAAGCGTATGTTTGGTACAAGTGGGGATGGCATCCATGACCGCTTACTGCACTTCGTGACACCACTAGACGGCGCATATTACTTTGCACCAAGTGAAGAATTGCTAGAAGAAATTTTAGAGGCTTAA
- a CDS encoding LysE family transporter, with translation MSLQVWFAYMLACWVISISPGAGAIASMSSGLNYGFRHGYWNAIGLQIALLIQIMIVAAGVGVLFATTPLAFQAVKWFGVAYLLYLAYLQWTAPVKDIKIQHEKKDKSVPALLFNGFVVNISNPKAIVFLLAVLPQFIDLSKPQWIQYLIMAATMVTIDLIVMAGYTGLASKVLRLLRSPKQQKYLNRGFAVMFSCAALLLSTVHQAA, from the coding sequence ATGTCTTTGCAAGTTTGGTTTGCTTATATGTTGGCCTGTTGGGTCATTAGTATTTCTCCGGGAGCAGGGGCTATTGCTTCTATGTCGAGCGGCTTAAATTATGGCTTTAGACATGGCTACTGGAATGCAATTGGCTTGCAAATCGCCTTGTTAATTCAAATCATGATTGTGGCTGCAGGTGTAGGTGTTTTATTTGCAACGACACCGTTGGCTTTTCAAGCCGTTAAGTGGTTTGGGGTAGCCTATTTATTGTATTTAGCCTATTTGCAGTGGACAGCACCTGTAAAAGACATAAAAATTCAACACGAAAAAAAGGATAAATCTGTTCCTGCTCTGCTATTCAATGGATTTGTGGTCAATATCAGTAACCCTAAAGCCATCGTATTTTTATTGGCAGTTTTGCCTCAGTTCATAGATTTAAGCAAACCCCAATGGATACAATACCTGATTATGGCAGCCACTATGGTTACGATTGATTTGATTGTAATGGCTGGTTATACAGGGCTAGCTTCTAAAGTTTTAAGATTGCTACGTTCTCCTAAGCAACAAAAATATTTGAACCGTGGTTTTGCTGTCATGTTTAGTTGTGCAGCGTTATTGCTAAGTACGGTCCATCAAGCAGCCTGA
- the znuB gene encoding zinc ABC transporter permease subunit ZnuB encodes MMEWLQLLLPAWIMGTLLVFLTAPLGCLMLWRRMSFFADTMAHGTLLGVAIAGALSLPLWLGVAGTAILLVAILWALHDNRLPNDALLALCSATLLCSGLLFIQHVPSLRPELLSYLFGDLLSIDWPDLPVFTLIIAVSLAILYRFWQPQIQIAIDPDIAISEGVNAKWQRLIFMLLLALFTVLALRAVGSLLMGALLVIPALSARLLAHSPKQMVIWAFVLAQLGVSVGLWSSAALNISTGLSIVLCMALSFALIFMVQKIKNQTQAA; translated from the coding sequence ATGATGGAATGGTTACAATTATTGTTACCCGCATGGATTATGGGAACCTTATTAGTCTTTTTGACTGCACCACTTGGTTGTCTCATGCTATGGAGACGTATGTCTTTTTTTGCAGACACCATGGCACATGGAACCTTACTTGGGGTAGCAATTGCTGGTGCTTTAAGCCTTCCCCTCTGGCTTGGCGTGGCAGGTACAGCAATTTTATTAGTCGCTATTTTGTGGGCCTTACATGACAATCGTTTACCAAACGATGCTTTGCTTGCCCTATGCTCAGCAACATTACTATGTAGTGGCCTCCTGTTTATTCAACATGTTCCAAGTTTAAGACCGGAGCTTTTAAGTTATTTGTTTGGTGACTTACTAAGTATTGATTGGCCAGACCTACCTGTTTTCACATTAATTATTGCGGTATCACTCGCCATTCTTTATCGCTTTTGGCAGCCTCAAATTCAAATTGCCATTGATCCAGACATTGCGATTAGTGAAGGGGTAAATGCGAAATGGCAGCGTCTCATTTTTATGTTACTGCTAGCCTTATTTACCGTATTAGCTTTACGTGCAGTAGGTTCACTTTTAATGGGGGCACTACTGGTTATTCCAGCATTGAGCGCTCGATTACTCGCTCACTCACCAAAGCAGATGGTTATTTGGGCCTTTGTTTTAGCTCAACTCGGTGTCAGTGTTGGCCTATGGTCAAGCGCAGCACTTAATATTTCGACTGGCCTCAGTATTGTTTTATGTATGGCGTTGAGTTTTGCACTTATCTTTATGGTTCAAAAAATCAAAAATCAAACTCAAGCGGCCTAA
- the znuC gene encoding zinc ABC transporter ATP-binding protein ZnuC, with product MPAVPHSSLNPVLIQLEQVSVHRDQRDILKKVDFALHENEIVTLIGPNGAGKSTLIKVLLGILKPSSGRVISNKKLKMAYVPQKFNPSHSLPLRVQDLLDLEKCSPALRQEIIQDTGIAKLQQSKVQQLSGGERQRVLLARALLRKPDILVLDEPMQGLDIQSEAELYEYVRSLPERYGCAILIVSHDLQWVMQGTQRVVCLNKHICCSGLPESIQQHPEYQAIFGTQRVFYQHHHDHCAHGDAAHPCPHNSRPHIHPEPEA from the coding sequence ATGCCAGCAGTGCCGCACAGCTCGCTAAATCCTGTATTGATTCAACTTGAACAGGTCTCTGTTCATCGTGATCAACGGGATATATTAAAAAAAGTTGATTTTGCCCTGCATGAAAATGAAATTGTGACCTTAATTGGTCCCAATGGCGCAGGTAAATCAACTTTAATTAAAGTTCTACTTGGTATTTTAAAGCCAAGTAGTGGACGCGTCATAAGCAATAAAAAACTAAAAATGGCTTATGTGCCTCAGAAATTTAATCCATCTCATAGTCTTCCTTTACGGGTACAAGATTTATTAGATCTTGAAAAGTGTAGCCCTGCCCTTCGTCAGGAAATTATTCAAGACACCGGTATTGCCAAACTACAACAATCAAAAGTTCAGCAACTTTCTGGTGGAGAGCGCCAACGTGTACTGCTAGCACGTGCTTTACTTAGAAAGCCAGATATCCTCGTTCTTGATGAGCCCATGCAAGGCTTAGATATTCAATCAGAAGCTGAGCTTTATGAATATGTACGTAGTCTGCCGGAGCGTTATGGTTGTGCTATTTTAATTGTTTCCCATGATTTACAGTGGGTCATGCAGGGAACTCAACGCGTTGTCTGTTTAAACAAGCATATATGCTGTAGCGGCTTACCAGAAAGTATTCAGCAGCATCCTGAATACCAAGCAATATTCGGTACTCAGCGAGTTTTCTATCAACATCATCATGATCACTGTGCGCATGGTGACGCTGCACACCCCTGCCCTCACAATAGCAGACCTCACATTCACCCGGAACCGGAAGCTTAA